From the genome of Blautia hydrogenotrophica DSM 10507:
ATGAACATAGTAGCTGAAAAATGGGATGAAATACTACAAACCATAAAAATTGACCATGACCTGTCAGATATTTCTTTTGACACCTGGCTAAAACCACTTAAAGTCTACAGTGTGGAAGGAAACATTGTTACTATTTTAGTTCCTTCCGAACAGGTAGGACTAAATTATATCAACAAAAAGTACAAACTTCCTCTACAAGTAACAATTAGTGAACTTACTGGAATCGACAGGTGTGAAGTTCAATTCATTCTTTCTGACGATGTCAAGAAAATAACTTCAAAGAATTTAATATCCAACGATACCCGTTTTGAAGAGGCAAACTTAAATCCCAGATATACTTTCGGTACTTTTGTAGTCGGTAGTAATAACAAATTCGCTCACGCCGCATCTCTCGCAGTAGCCGAATCACCAGGAGAGATTTACAATCCACTCTTTATTTACGGAGGTGTTGGTCTTGGAAAGACACACTTAATGCATTCCATTGCCCGTTTTATATTAGAACATAATCCTGACAGTAAAGTACTTTACGTCACCAGTGAAGAGTTCACCAATGAACTGATTGAAGCAATTCGAAACGGCAATAACACTGCAATGACTCAATTTCGAGACAAATACCGCAATATCGACGTACTTTTAGTCGATGACGTACAGTTTATTATAGGAAAAGACGCAACACAGGAAGAATTTTTTCATACTTTCAATTCCTTGCACAGCGCCAAGAAACAGATTATCATATCCTCAGATAAACCTCCGAAAGATATGGAGATCCTGGAAGACCGAATCCGTTCCCGTTTCGAATGGGGGTTAATCGCAGATATTTCCTCTCCCGATTATGAGACAAGGGTAGCTATCTTAAAGAAAAAAGAGGAAATGGACGGATACGATATCAACGAAGATGTCATAAAATATATCGCCACAAACATTAAATCAAACATTCGTGAACTGGAAGGATCTCTAAATAAAGTAATGGCTTTCGCCAACCTAGAAAAACGTGAAGTCACAGTAGAACTGGCAGAACAGGTACTGAAAGATATTATTTCACCAGATCAACAAAAAATAATTACACCAGAATACATTATTAGTATGGTGGCAGAACATTATGACATCACAATAGACGAAATTAAGGGAAATAAGCGAAACTCTAAAATTGTCATTCCCAGACAAATTGCCATGTATCTTTGTAGAGAAATGATCGACATTCCTCTGAAATCTGTAGGTAAATGTCTAGGAAACCGAGATCACACCACAATCATGCATGGCTGCGAAAAGATAGAACACGAACTCCAGACTTCAGACACAATGAAAAATACCATTGAAGTATTAATGAAAAAAATTAATCCACACCGTTGAACAAGTTATCCACTTTATAGGCTGTATAAAACGTTTATAACTCAAAATAACTGTGTATAAGTTTACTTTCCAATTTTTCATCAAAATTTAGATGAACCCTTTTACACAAACCATTCACAAACTTAAAAATGTTTTTACACACAGTTATCCAAGCCTCAAAAACCCTATTTTTCAGGCTTAAATTGAGTTTTTCACAAATTCACAGCCCCTACGGCGAGGACTACGAACTTCTTCTTTTATATATTATAAAAAAACCCACTTTTTTTCTCAGAAGGGAGTTATTCACACTATGAAAATTATTTGTTCAAAAAGTAACTTATCAAAAGGAGTAAATATAGCACTCAAAGCAGTACCTTCAAAGACAACTATGCCTATTCTAGAGTGTATCTTAATTGATGCAACTGCCAACCAAATTAAATTTGTCACAAATGACATGGAACTTGGAATTGAGACTATGGTAGATGGAACCATTTCTGAAAAAGGAATGATTGCCTTAGATGCCAAGATCTTCTCTGAGATTATACGAAAACTCCCAGATAATGATGTCACAATTCAAACAGATGATAAGTTAAATACTCTGATAACTTGCGAAAAAGCAAAATTTAATATACCTGGTAAATCAGGAGAAGATTTTGTTTATCTTCCGATGATTGAAAGAGATGCTAGTATAACGTTGTCTCAATTCACTCTAAAAGAAATGATTCGTCAGACAATATTTTCAATTGCAGTCAATGAAAACAACAAATTAATGACTGGAGAATTGTTTGAAATCAAAGATAATTATCTAAAAATAGTGTCTTTGGATGGTCACCGTATAGCGATCAGGCGAATGGAACTGGCAAAAGACTATGAAGATAGAAAAATTATAGTGCCTGGAAAAACGTTGAATGAAATCAGTAAAATTCTCTCTGGAGAAGTAGATGATCAAGTAACGATATATTTTACTAAGAATCACATATTGTTTGAGTTTGATCAAACCTTAGTTCTTTCCAGGTTGATTGAGGGAGAGTATTTCAGAATTGATCAGATGTTGTCTAGTGATTATGAGACGAAGCTAAAGATTAATAAGAAAGAGTTTTTAAGCTGTATTGATCGTGCAACACTTTTGGTTCGTGAAGGAGATAAAAAACCAATTATTATAAACATCACAGATACTTCCATGGTGCTTACCATAGATTCTGCTATGGGTTCTATGGATGAAGAAATTGATATTGTAAAAGAGGGAAAAGATATCTTGATCGGATTCAATCCGAAATTTTTGATTGATGCTCTGAGAGTAATTGATGACGAAGAAATCACCATTTATCTGGTGAATCCAAAAGCCCCATGTTTTATTAAAGATGATAAAGGGTCTTATACGTATCTGATTCTCCCGGTAAATTTTAGCCAAGCCAGGTGAAGAACCGCTTGATTTTAGGAGGAAATGATGGAAATTAAGTTGAGAGAAGAATTTATAAAATTGGGACAGGCAATCAAAGCGGCTGGTTTAGTGGAAGATGGAGTCGAAGCAAAGTATGTGATTCAAGAAGGTCTGGTGAAAGTAAACCAGGAGGTGGAAACTCGAAGAGGCAGAAAATTAGTTGAAGGCGATGTGGTCTCATTTGAAGATAATGAGATTAGAATTGTCAGGTGATCTATGTATATTGAATCTGTTCAATTAAAAAATTTCAGAAATTATCAGTCCCTTGAATTGGAATTTGATCAAGGGACTAATATCTTATTTGGAGATAATGCCCAGGGTAAGACAAATGTTTTGGAGGCTGTCTATCTGTGTGGTACGACAAAGTCACACAAAGGAAGCAAAGATAGAGAGATGATTCATTTTGATGAGGAGGAATCCCATATCAGAATGATCGTAAAAAAGGAGCATATTTCTTATAAAATTGATATGCATCTGAAGAAGAATAAGGCAAAAGGCATTGCGATCAATGGAATCCCGATCAAAAAGGCGAGAGAATTATTTGGAATTGTAAATTTTGTATTTTTTTCTCCCGAGGATTTGAATATCATAAAAAATGGTCCGGGCGAGAGAAGAAGATTCTTAGATATGGAATTATGCCAATTGGATAGGATTTATTTGAATGATTTGGCAAATTATAATCGGATAGTAAATCAGAGAAATAAGTTGCTGAAGGATTTGGCGTTTCAGCCTGAGCTTCAGGATACCATGGATATTTGGAACCAGCAGTTAGCTAGTCACGGGAAGAAGATTATAGAAAAGCGTTATTCTTTTGTGAAAGAGTTGAATGAACTGATTCAAAAAATTCATCAAAATCTGACTGGCGGAACAGAAAAATTAGAGGTTACTTATGAGCCAAATGTAGAAAGTAATAATTTTGAAGGAGAGTTGCAGCGTCAAAACAGGAGAGATATGCAGCTTAGAACGACCACAGTCGGCCCTCATAGAGATGATCTGTGTGTGACAGTCAACGGAATTGATATTCGCAGATATGGTTCTCAGGGAC
Proteins encoded in this window:
- a CDS encoding RNA-binding S4 domain-containing protein; its protein translation is MMEIKLREEFIKLGQAIKAAGLVEDGVEAKYVIQEGLVKVNQEVETRRGRKLVEGDVVSFEDNEIRIVR
- the recF gene encoding DNA replication/repair protein RecF (All proteins in this family for which functions are known are DNA-binding proteins that assist the filamentation of RecA onto DNA for the initiation of recombination or recombinational repair.) is translated as MYIESVQLKNFRNYQSLELEFDQGTNILFGDNAQGKTNVLEAVYLCGTTKSHKGSKDREMIHFDEEESHIRMIVKKEHISYKIDMHLKKNKAKGIAINGIPIKKARELFGIVNFVFFSPEDLNIIKNGPGERRRFLDMELCQLDRIYLNDLANYNRIVNQRNKLLKDLAFQPELQDTMDIWNQQLASHGKKIIEKRYSFVKELNELIQKIHQNLTGGTEKLEVTYEPNVESNNFEGELQRQNRRDMQLRTTTVGPHRDDLCVTVNGIDIRRYGSQGQQRTAALSLKLAEIYLVKKLIKDTPVLLLDDVLSELDRNRQNYLLDSIHDIQTLITCTGLDDFVNHQFQINKVFKVIKGNVYLFH
- the dnaN gene encoding DNA polymerase III subunit beta, yielding MKIICSKSNLSKGVNIALKAVPSKTTMPILECILIDATANQIKFVTNDMELGIETMVDGTISEKGMIALDAKIFSEIIRKLPDNDVTIQTDDKLNTLITCEKAKFNIPGKSGEDFVYLPMIERDASITLSQFTLKEMIRQTIFSIAVNENNKLMTGELFEIKDNYLKIVSLDGHRIAIRRMELAKDYEDRKIIVPGKTLNEISKILSGEVDDQVTIYFTKNHILFEFDQTLVLSRLIEGEYFRIDQMLSSDYETKLKINKKEFLSCIDRATLLVREGDKKPIIINITDTSMVLTIDSAMGSMDEEIDIVKEGKDILIGFNPKFLIDALRVIDDEEITIYLVNPKAPCFIKDDKGSYTYLILPVNFSQAR